The Pelobates fuscus isolate aPelFus1 chromosome 2, aPelFus1.pri, whole genome shotgun sequence genome has a segment encoding these proteins:
- the LOC134585768 gene encoding geranylgeranyl pyrophosphate synthase, with product MTHSRETSERIIMEPYKYLLQLPGKQIRTKLSQAFNHWLNVPEDKTQVIIEVTEMLHNASLLIDDIEDSSKLRRGFPVAHSIYGIPSVINSANYVYFLGLEKVLTLNHPDAVCVFTQQLLELHRGQGLDIYWRDTYTCPTEEQYKSMVLQKTGGLFGLAVGLMQLFSSYKKDLKPLLNTLGLFFQIRDDYANLNSTEYCENKSFCEDLTEGKFSYPTIHAIWSRPESTEVQNILRQRTENVDVKKYCVHYLEKVGSFEYTKKTLKELETEAYGHIESLGGNPELASLIKHLSAMYN from the exons ATGACACACTCCAGAGAGACATCGGAACGAATTATCATGGAGCCATACAAATATTTGCTTCAGCTTCCGG GTAAACAGATTAGGACAAAATTATCCCAAGCCTTTAACCACTGGCTAAATGTACCAGAAGACAAAACTCAG GTAATAATTGAAGTCACAGAGATGCTGCACAATGCCAGTTTACTTATAGATGACATTGAAGACAGCTCCAAGCTTCGACGAGGTTTTCCAGTGGCTCACAGTATATATGGGATTCCCTCAGTAATAAATTCAGCTAATTATGTATATTTTCTTGGTTTGGAGAAAGTTCTAACTCTTAATCATCCAGATGCTGTTTGTGTTTTTACCCAGCAATTGCTTGAACTCCACCGTGGTCAGGGACTGGATATTTACTGGAGGGATACTTATACTTGTCCTACAGAAGAACAGTATAAATCTATGGTGCTACAAAAAACAGGGGGATTGTTTGGGTTAGCAGTAGGCCTTATGCAGTTGTTCTCCTCATATAAAAAAGACTTAAAACCACTGCTGAATACACTTGGGTTGTTTTTCCAAATCAGGGATGACTATGCCAATCTAAACTCCACTGAGTATTGTGAGAATAAAAGCTTTTGTGAAGACCTTACAGAAGGAAAATTTTCATACCCTACCATTCATGCAATTTGGTCAAGACCTGAAAGCACGGAGGTTCAAAATATTTTGAGGCAGAGAACAGAGAATGTGGATGTTAAGAAATATTGTGTTCATTATCTAGAAAAGGTGGGCTCTTTTGAATACACaaagaaaacattaaaagaaCTGGAAACCGAGGCATATGGACACATTGAATCTCTTGGTGGAAACCCTGAATTAGCTTCACTAATAAAACACTTGAGCGCAATGTACAACTAA